A window of Cytobacillus sp. FSL H8-0458 genomic DNA:
CAACCTGGGAAGCAATCGATTCAAGAATATTCTGCGATACTGTTGGGTCCATGGATAAATAATTGCCATGTTCTGTCTGCTGAACACCTTCTGCAACCATTTTCTCGACTCTCCCTGATAGGGTAACGACTTTTATAGAGTCACCCTGCTGTGAAAACTGGTTCGTAATTTGTCTGGCCAAAGCCTGACGGGCATATTCTGTAAGCAAATCTGTATCACTTGTAGATTTGGCATAATCGGCAAGCGTTTCAAAAATAACCGGCAAATTCCGGATCGAAACATTTTCCCTCAATAATTTTGCAAGCACCTTTTGAACTTCACCAACTGACAATGGATTTGGTGTAACTTCTTCTACAAGGATAGGGTAGCTTTCCTTTACATGATCAATCAGCTGTTTTGTTTCCTGGCGTCCTAATAACTCATGGGCATTGCTTTTTATAACTTCTGTAATATGAGTAGAAACAACTGATGGCGGGTCAACGACTGTATAGCCGAAAATTTCTGCCTGCTCCTTCATTTCTTCTGTTATCCATTTTGCAGGCAGGCCGAAGGAAGGCTCAATCGTATCAATTCCTTCGATGCTGTCATCATCAATACCGGGACTCATTGCCAAATAATGATCAAGCAGAAGCTCTCCGCGGGCCATTTCATTTCCTTTTATCTTCAACCTGTATTCATTCGGCTGCAGCTGAATGTTATCACGAATTCTAACTACCGGAATGACTAGGCCCAATTCAATCGCCAGCTGTCTTCTTATCATTACAATCCTGTCCAAAAGGTCCCCGCCCTGATTCGTATCGGCAAGAGGTATTAACCCATAGCCAAACTCGAATTCAATCGGATCTACATTTAATAGGTTAACCACGCTTTCAGGACTCTTCATTTCATCTGTTTCAATTTCTTCTTCCATCTCAAGCAGTTGCTCTTTATCCGGCTGTGGAGTCTTAGCTATCGTATATCCGCCAAAAATCATCAAGCCGCCAATCGGCAGTGTTAAAACGAGCCCTATTGGTGTCAATAACCCCAGCAGAATGATAGTTCCGCCAGTAACATACAACATTTTCGGGTAAGCAAACAGCTGGGAAGTAATGTCTTTTCCAATATTCCCATCTGATGCTGCCCGTGTTACTACAATACCCGTTGCAGTGGAGATTAACAGTGCCGGAATCTGACTGACAATTCCGTCCCCGACGGTCAGCGTCGAATATTTCATAGCAGCCTCTCCAAACGGCAGCCCCAGCTGCATCATCCCAATGACAATACCAAATAATAGATTGATAAGAGTGATAATGATTCCCGCTATGGCGTCACCTTTTACAAATTTACTCGCACCATCCATTGAACCGTAGAAATCAGATTCACGGCTGATTTTTTCACGGCGTTCACGGGCTTCATGCTCAGAGATCATTCCTGCATTCAAGTCTGCATCGATGCTCATCTGTTTACCCGGCATTGCGTCAAGTGTAAAACGCGCCGCCACTTCGGAAACTCTCTCAGAACCTTTGGTAATGACGATAAATTGAATAATAATGAGGATTAAGAATACAACGAGTCCGACTATGACATTACCTCCGGTTACGAATGAACCAAATGTTTCAACGACCTTTCCTGCTTCCCCTTCCGATAAAATGGATCTGGTTGTAGAAACATTCAATCCCAGCCTGAATAATGTCATTAACAATATTAAGGAAGGAAAAATGGAAAATTCGAGCGCTTCCTTCATATTCATGGCCGTCAGCAAAACCATTAGTGCAAGCGCAATATTAATTATTATTAGTACACTTAAAAGCCAAGGCGGAAAAGGAATAATAAGCATGGCTACTATTAGAATTACACTCATCAATACTGATAAGTCTCTTACTTGCATTGAAACTCTCTCCTTACAAAAGCGGAAACGCCTTGGCAGCCATTCAACAGCTTCCTAAGACCAGCTATTTCATATTTCTATGGTTAAATTTTGTTTTTAGTTCTGTACACATAGGCTAAAATCTCTGCAACAGCTTTGAAAAATTCTTCAGGGATAGACTGTCCAATTTCTGCCTGACTATAAAGAGCCCTGGCAAGCGGCCTATTTTCAACAGCTATTACATCATGCTCCTTTGCGATTAATTTAATCTTTTGGGCAACAAAGTCCACACCTTTCGCCACTACAATGGGAGCATCACTTTTTGTTTCATCATAGCTCAGGGCTATGGCAAAATGTGTTGGGTTGGTGATAACCACATCCGCTTTAGGGACTTCCTGCATCATCCTTCTCATTGCCATTTCCCTCTGTCTTTGCTTAATCTTGGATTTAATTAACGGATCCCCTTCAATATTTTTGTGTTCATCCTTAATGTCCTGTTTTGACATTCGGATGTTCTTTTCAAAATCGTATTTTTGATAGAGATAATCCAGGACGGATAAAAATAGCAGTGCCGCTGAAGCAATTAAACCCATTTGAACGGTCAGGCTGGCAATTGTGGCCATCGCCGTTCCGACTGATTTTTGAGAAAGAATTAATATTTCATCTATCCTTAACCATAAAACCGAAAACGCAGCGACACCCACAAAAGCAATCTTGAGCATCGACTTAAGCAGCTCCACGATCGCCCTCATGGAAAAAATGCGCTTAAAACCTTTTATTGGATCCAATTTCTCCAATTTAGGCTGTATTGCTTCTGTTGAAAAAAGAGTACCTACCTGCATGAAGTTTGCAGCTACACCCGCAAGCATAGCAATAAGCATGATCGGACCTAAAAAAAGCACCAGCTCCCTTAAGACATCAAGAAAGATCACCTGAACATTCGCCTCTGTCAGCGGCATCATCATATAATCATTAAATGAATGAGTAAATATATAAAGGATGATATTCTTCAAATACGATCCGGCAAAAAGCAAAAATAGAAACACCGCTAAAAGGACGATGGCTGTATTTACATCCTGGCTTTTGGCTACTTGTCCTTTTTTTCTGGAATCCTGCCTCTTTTTCGGAGTGGCTTTTTCTGTTTTTTCTCCGGAAAACAGCTGGAGATCTAAAGAAAGCAATAACTTCATTCTATGAACCTCCCATAAGCTCCATAAGCCCTCTCATTGTCTGAAGCATCGTTTCAATTGCCAGGGAAAAAGCGTATATTAATACACTCATAACAATGATCAGAACAATAAAACTGACGCCTATTTTTAAAGGAAGTCCGACAACGAAAACATTTAGCTGCGGAACAGTCCTGGCGACAATCCCTAACGCGACATCTACTAGAAACAGACTGCCGACAACAGGGATGGACATCTGAAAGGCAATAACGAACATTGTATTCAAGGCTTTAATGACATATTCAGCCATATTTTTATCCCCGAAAGAAATCCAGGCCTGATCAAGCGGGATAAAATTATAGCTGTAAAACACTCCATCAAGCATTAGATGGTGGCCATTAACGGTTAATAAAAAAAAGAGAGCGATCGTATACAAATACTGTCCCATTAATGGGCTCTGCGCTCCTGTCTGAGGATCAATCACATTCGCAATGGCAAAACCCATCTGAAAATCAATAAATCCTCCGGCAATTTGAATAGCTGAAAGGATCAAATAGGCAATAAATCCAACCATCAGCCCAACAAATGCTTCTTTTATGATTAAAAGAAAAAAAGTGCCGTCAATTTCAAGATCAGGTACATCCATGCCCAGGAACATAATCCAGGCCAAAAAGAAGCCAAGGCCAATTTTGTGTGATGCCGGTATGGATCTGTATGAAAAAAGGGGCATCATTAAAAAGAAAGATGTCACCCTTACAAAAATAAGTAAAAAAGCAGGAAAAGAAGGCAGAAAATCTAACATGCCATCAGCCTACAAACCTGGTCAAATTAGAAAAAATCTCATTTGCGTACGAGAGCATATGGCTAAGCATCCAAGGTCCAAAGAAAACAACACCGACAAGGACCGCTACAATTTTAGGAATAAACGCCAGCGTCTGTTCCTGAATTTGAGTTGTAGCCTGAAAAATGCTGACAACCAAGCCGACTACTAGTGCCAGAATTAGCAAGGGACCGCAAATCATCAATACGGTGATAATCCCTCTTTCTGCAATGGATATAACTGTTTCTGGAGTCATTCTGAATGTTCACCTGCTTAAAAGCTTTGTAAAAGGGATTTAACTACTAAGTACCATCCGTCCACCAGTACAAATAATAATATTTTGAACGGAAGCGAAATCATAACCGGAGGAAGCATCATCATACCCATGGACATCAATACACTTGCAACAACCATGTCGATAACCAGAAATGGAATAAAAATCATAAAACCAATTTGAAAAGCTGTTTTAATTTCACTTATAGCAAAGGCCGGAACAAGACTCGTAAGCGGGATATCTTCAATAGAAGCCGGTGCTTCAGCCCCGGAGTATTCAAGAAATAAAGCCAAATCTTTCTGCCTTGTGTGGGCACTCATAAATTCTTTAAAAGGTATTGAAGCTTTTTCATATGCTTGTTCCAGATTTATTTCTTCATTGAATAAAGGTGTTAAAGCCTGTTCGTTCACTTCCTGCATGGTCGGAGCCATTATAAAGAATGTCAGGAACAGGGATAAGCCGATTAAAACCTGATTCGGCGGCATTTGCTGAGT
This region includes:
- the flhA gene encoding flagellar biosynthesis protein FlhA encodes the protein MQVRDLSVLMSVILIVAMLIIPFPPWLLSVLIIINIALALMVLLTAMNMKEALEFSIFPSLILLMTLFRLGLNVSTTRSILSEGEAGKVVETFGSFVTGGNVIVGLVVFLILIIIQFIVITKGSERVSEVAARFTLDAMPGKQMSIDADLNAGMISEHEARERREKISRESDFYGSMDGASKFVKGDAIAGIIITLINLLFGIVIGMMQLGLPFGEAAMKYSTLTVGDGIVSQIPALLISTATGIVVTRAASDGNIGKDITSQLFAYPKMLYVTGGTIILLGLLTPIGLVLTLPIGGLMIFGGYTIAKTPQPDKEQLLEMEEEIETDEMKSPESVVNLLNVDPIEFEFGYGLIPLADTNQGGDLLDRIVMIRRQLAIELGLVIPVVRIRDNIQLQPNEYRLKIKGNEMARGELLLDHYLAMSPGIDDDSIEGIDTIEPSFGLPAKWITEEMKEQAEIFGYTVVDPPSVVSTHITEVIKSNAHELLGRQETKQLIDHVKESYPILVEEVTPNPLSVGEVQKVLAKLLRENVSIRNLPVIFETLADYAKSTSDTDLLTEYARQALARQITNQFSQQGDSIKVVTLSGRVEKMVAEGVQQTEHGNYLSMDPTVSQNILESIASQVEQLSLMEQTPIVLCSPAVRMYVRQLTERYFPQIPILSYNELEANAEVQSVGVVNID
- the fliR gene encoding flagellar biosynthetic protein FliR produces the protein MLDFLPSFPAFLLIFVRVTSFFLMMPLFSYRSIPASHKIGLGFFLAWIMFLGMDVPDLEIDGTFFLLIIKEAFVGLMVGFIAYLILSAIQIAGGFIDFQMGFAIANVIDPQTGAQSPLMGQYLYTIALFFLLTVNGHHLMLDGVFYSYNFIPLDQAWISFGDKNMAEYVIKALNTMFVIAFQMSIPVVGSLFLVDVALGIVARTVPQLNVFVVGLPLKIGVSFIVLIIVMSVLIYAFSLAIETMLQTMRGLMELMGGS
- the fliP gene encoding flagellar type III secretion system pore protein FliP (The bacterial flagellar biogenesis protein FliP forms a type III secretion system (T3SS)-type pore required for flagellar assembly.), coding for MNEFMEFFNSSSPENVSTSVKLFLLLTVLSLAPSILILMTCFTRIVIVLSFVRTALATQQMPPNQVLIGLSLFLTFFIMAPTMQEVNEQALTPLFNEEINLEQAYEKASIPFKEFMSAHTRQKDLALFLEYSGAEAPASIEDIPLTSLVPAFAISEIKTAFQIGFMIFIPFLVIDMVVASVLMSMGMMMLPPVMISLPFKILLFVLVDGWYLVVKSLLQSF
- the fliQ gene encoding flagellar biosynthesis protein FliQ; this encodes MTPETVISIAERGIITVLMICGPLLILALVVGLVVSIFQATTQIQEQTLAFIPKIVAVLVGVVFFGPWMLSHMLSYANEIFSNLTRFVG
- the flhB gene encoding flagellar biosynthesis protein FlhB; the protein is MKLLLSLDLQLFSGEKTEKATPKKRQDSRKKGQVAKSQDVNTAIVLLAVFLFLLFAGSYLKNIILYIFTHSFNDYMMMPLTEANVQVIFLDVLRELVLFLGPIMLIAMLAGVAANFMQVGTLFSTEAIQPKLEKLDPIKGFKRIFSMRAIVELLKSMLKIAFVGVAAFSVLWLRIDEILILSQKSVGTAMATIASLTVQMGLIASAALLFLSVLDYLYQKYDFEKNIRMSKQDIKDEHKNIEGDPLIKSKIKQRQREMAMRRMMQEVPKADVVITNPTHFAIALSYDETKSDAPIVVAKGVDFVAQKIKLIAKEHDVIAVENRPLARALYSQAEIGQSIPEEFFKAVAEILAYVYRTKNKI